Below is a window of Vicinamibacteria bacterium DNA.
TCAGGTCGTCGTTCGCGATCTCAAGAGCCGAAACGGGACGTTCGTCGATGGAACCAAGGTATTGGTGTGCTGGCTCCACGATGGTGCGACGCTGAAGCTGGGACAGACTAAGCTCCGGTTCGAGCTCAGATCCGAGCCGGTTCTCGTCCCACTTTCGACACGAGTGCGCTTCGGATCGATGGTGGGACACTCTCTCGTGATGCGGGAGGCCTTCGCGGTGCTCGAGCTCGCGGCCAAGAGCAACGCAACGCTGCTTCTACGGGGTGAGACGGGTACCGGCAAGGATCTCGCCGCAGAATCCGTTCATTTCAAGAGTGGCCGGTCCGAAGGCCCCTTCGTCGTCGTGGATTGTGCCGCGATACCTGCAAACCTCCTGGAGAGCCAGCTGTTCGGCTACCAGCGCGGCGCTTTCACCGGAGCCGACCGGGACCATGTCGGCGCCGTCGAGACCGCTTCCGGTGGCACGCTGTTTCTGGATGAGGTCGCGGAATTGAGCCTCGATCTCCAACCCAAGCTCCTGCGCGTGCTCGAGCAGCGCGCGGTCCAGCGCCTGGGCAGCAACCAGCAGATCCCCGTCGACGTCCGGATCATCGCCGCCACGAACCGCAATCTGCGCGAGGAAGTGAACGCTCAGCGATTTCGGTCCGATCTCTTCTACCGGCTCGCGGTGGTCGAGCTCGTCCTGCCGCCCCTGCGCAAGCGCACGGAGGATATCCCTTTGCTAGTAGGAGAAATCCTCGGAAGCTTCGAAACTGAGGATTCCAGTGTATTCGAGGAGTTTCGAACCTCGGAATTCTTCGAAGACTTGGCGAGGCACACCTGGCCGGGGAATGTCCGCGAGCTCCGCAACTACCTCGAAAGGTGCGCCTTGTTGGGCACGCTCGCTCCTCCCGTCGACGAACAGGAAGCCGATAACCCACCCCCAATCGATGTCGAGCGGCCGCTGAGCGCCGCCCGCCAATTGTGGCTCCAGTGGTTCGAGAAACGGTATCTGGAAGCGCTGCTGCGGAAAACCGACGATAACGTGAGTGCGGCGGCCCGTTTGGCGAGGGTCGACCGCGCTCATTTCCATCGCCTCCTCTGCCGCAGCGGGCTGCGGTGACGACTGTTGCGTCGCACGCTACAGATTGACGGAGACCTGATGCCTGCGGCGCAACAGGCGTAAGTTACCCACGCTCGACCCGTCGGGTATCACCCAGGAACATCGACGTTTTGCGAGGACTGTTACGACCGCGAACCTTGGCATTGATCGTGTATAGGCATTTGCTACTTGGAAGGAAGCGTGATGAAAGTGGCGGCCGTGTCAGACGTCGAATCATCGGGGGACAATCTAGCGGCCGGGGAGGAGACAAGATGAGCAGCTCTAGCTATCTAGCGACCGTCCCGGACGAGACGTTTTGCGGCGAAAGTGAGGAAAGCAACGGGAGCGACCGGAGTTATCTGGCCCCGAGCGCGTTCTGCGATTCGGACCATCCCCTGATTCGGGCGATAGCCCTCGAGCTGACCAAGGATTGCTCGAGTGACGCGGAAAGAGTGGCCGTGCTCTCGAATTGGGTCAGGGACCGGATCGGCTACCGGATCCCGCCGTACCCGCAAGCCGCTTCCGACACGTTGAACAGCAAAGCCGGCTCGTGTTCCAACCGAGCCAACCTCCTGGTCGCGTTGTTGCGGTCTCTCAATATCCCGTCGGGATTCCATCTCCTGAAGGTGGAAGCCAAAGACTGCTTCGGTCGGCTCGCAAGTCCCGTGTTCCACCCGTTCCCCGATGGGTCCTCCCACGTGTTTTGCGCGGTGCAGCTCGGCAACAAGTGGGTCCGGTGCGATCCGTCGAAATGGCATATGACCGTGGAGAGCGCGTTCAGCGAATCGTAGGGCGCGCCGGCGGAATGCGTGAAACCGTCGAGTCCGCGTAGGTTGGCTCCCCGGGTAGGATTCGAACCTACAGCCTACGGATTAACAGTCCGCCGCTCCACCATTGAGCTACCGGGGACCGGGGGCGCGAAGCCCGGAATTATAGCACGCTTCCAGCCCGTACGACCTGAACAGGAGAACGAGCGCGGCTTCAGCCTCCTGAACTTCGGCTGCTGCTGTCGGTTCCCCTCGTCAGCTCTTGTAGCACGAGCTTGGCGACCGCTTTCAGGGTATCGAACACTCCGAACCCGTCCTCCGAGGCGGCGATCGCTTCGAGCACGGGCTCGGTGTCGATACAGAGCTTCGACTTCATTTCCTCCACCGGCACCGCGCTCGGAAGGTCTCGCTTGTTGAGCTGAAGAACGTAGGGAATCGTACGGATGTCGTAGCCCTGCGCTTTGAGATTCTGCTCCAGGTTCCTCAGGCTTTCCACGTTCGCGTCCATGCGCTCACGCTGGGAATCCGCAACGAATATGACGCCGTCGACACCTTTGAGGATGAGTTTGCGCGAGGCGTCGTAGAAGACCTGCCCCGGCACGGTGTAGAGGTGGAAGCGAGTCTTGAACCCGCGGACGTTTCCGAGCTCGAGAGGGAGAAAATCGAAGAACAAGGTCCGATCGGTCTCGGTCGCCAGCGAGATCAATTTGCCCTTGGCGTTCGGATTCGTCTTTTCGTAGATGAACTGCAGGTTGGTCGTCTTCCCGCACAATCCAGGGCCGTAGTAGACGATCTTGCAGTTGATCTCTCGTGATGCGTAATTGATGAAAGTCATTCGCCGTCTTACTCGCTGAACAAGCTGTCGATGTCCTCGTCGGTGATCTCGGCGAACGGTGACTCGAAACCGGCACCCGAGGACGCCTTTTCGGCTTCGACCTTGTGCATGATGGTGTCGAAGACGCCGTTCAAGTCCTGAGCTGCCTTTTTCACCCGCAGTCTGACCAGGCCGAGAGACGACCGTTCGTCGAAAATGACCACGAGAATCACGCGAAGCCCGACGATAGAAATATGAATGTTGTCCCGCTCGCCTTCGTGAAAGAGTACCGAGAACTCTTTCTCGCCGATGAGCTTGGCGAGAGCGTCCGTCGCCGCGACGTTGCCCGCCGTCAACGAAGCAAGCGACGTGGTGTCTAGATTGTCGATGTTGCCGTGGGCGGCGATCTGCTGCCCGTTCTTGTCCACCAGGAACACGAGCTTAGCGTTGGCGTCGGTGCGGAGCTTGCTCAGAATCGTCTTGATCTGATTGAACTCCTCGTCATACATCACCACATCAGTGGTCGCCATGACTCTGATTTCCCCCGTCCGAGACCTACACGCGCAAAGGGATGGGGCTGCGGGCTTTGTTTACGTTATAGATATAGCGAAAAGAGGGCCAATTGGCAAGCGTCGCGTGGCCTGGGTCAGTACTCGCGGCGGCCCTCTAAGGCTTTACCCACCGTCACTTCGTCGGCGTAGTCGAGGTCGCTGCCGACGGGGATGCCCATGGCGATGCGGGTCACCCGGACTCCGAGGGGTTTGATGAGCTTCGAGACGTAAATCGCGGTGGCCTCACCCTCCACGTTGGGATTCGTTGCGAGGATCACCTCTTCGACCTCGCCATTTTGAAGCCGGGCCAGGAGGCCCTTGATCTTCAGCTCCTCGGGTCCGATCCCCTGGAGAGGCGAGAGGCTGCCCATCAACACGTGATACCGGCCCTTGAACTCGTGGGTCTTCTCGATCGTCACGACGTTCGGCGGTTCTTCGACCACACACAAGAGCTTGCCGTTTCGCTCCGGGCTGGAGCAGAAGAAACAGGGGTCCCCGTCGGTGATGTTGTTGCATATCGAACAGGTCGCTATCTTCTCTTTGACGTCGAGGACTGCCCTCGCTAGATGTTGGGCCTCGTCGCTGCTCGCTCGCAGGCTGTGAAAGGCGATGCGCTGCGCCGACTTGACGCCGATCCCTGGAAGCGCCTTGAGCTCGGCGATGAGTCGAGAGACGGGCTCGGGGTAG
It encodes the following:
- a CDS encoding sigma 54-interacting transcriptional regulator: MSQKDEASGASPSESETETLGLKGALPGRAPIRQFRLRVLDGPSSGLTFTSSRPRTVLGKYPSADFVLKDPTVSRFHCELEIEGDQVVVRDLKSRNGTFVDGTKVLVCWLHDGATLKLGQTKLRFELRSEPVLVPLSTRVRFGSMVGHSLVMREAFAVLELAAKSNATLLLRGETGTGKDLAAESVHFKSGRSEGPFVVVDCAAIPANLLESQLFGYQRGAFTGADRDHVGAVETASGGTLFLDEVAELSLDLQPKLLRVLEQRAVQRLGSNQQIPVDVRIIAATNRNLREEVNAQRFRSDLFYRLAVVELVLPPLRKRTEDIPLLVGEILGSFETEDSSVFEEFRTSEFFEDLARHTWPGNVRELRNYLERCALLGTLAPPVDEQEADNPPPIDVERPLSAARQLWLQWFEKRYLEALLRKTDDNVSAAARLARVDRAHFHRLLCRSGLR
- a CDS encoding transglutaminase-like domain-containing protein; the encoded protein is MSSSSYLATVPDETFCGESEESNGSDRSYLAPSAFCDSDHPLIRAIALELTKDCSSDAERVAVLSNWVRDRIGYRIPPYPQAASDTLNSKAGSCSNRANLLVALLRSLNIPSGFHLLKVEAKDCFGRLASPVFHPFPDGSSHVFCAVQLGNKWVRCDPSKWHMTVESAFSES
- a CDS encoding ADP-ribosylation factor-like protein, with product MTFINYASREINCKIVYYGPGLCGKTTNLQFIYEKTNPNAKGKLISLATETDRTLFFDFLPLELGNVRGFKTRFHLYTVPGQVFYDASRKLILKGVDGVIFVADSQRERMDANVESLRNLEQNLKAQGYDIRTIPYVLQLNKRDLPSAVPVEEMKSKLCIDTEPVLEAIAASEDGFGVFDTLKAVAKLVLQELTRGTDSSSRSSGG
- a CDS encoding roadblock/LC7 domain-containing protein; this encodes MATTDVVMYDEEFNQIKTILSKLRTDANAKLVFLVDKNGQQIAAHGNIDNLDTTSLASLTAGNVAATDALAKLIGEKEFSVLFHEGERDNIHISIVGLRVILVVIFDERSSLGLVRLRVKKAAQDLNGVFDTIMHKVEAEKASSGAGFESPFAEITDEDIDSLFSE
- the recR gene encoding recombination mediator RecR, with the protein product MRDYPEPVSRLIAELKALPGIGVKSAQRIAFHSLRASSDEAQHLARAVLDVKEKIATCSICNNITDGDPCFFCSSPERNGKLLCVVEEPPNVVTIEKTHEFKGRYHVLMGSLSPLQGIGPEELKIKGLLARLQNGEVEEVILATNPNVEGEATAIYVSKLIKPLGVRVTRIAMGIPVGSDLDYADEVTVGKALEGRREY